A single window of Solanum dulcamara chromosome 5, daSolDulc1.2, whole genome shotgun sequence DNA harbors:
- the LOC129889416 gene encoding protein ALTERED PHOSPHATE STARVATION RESPONSE 1: MGCAQSRIDNEESVSRCKERRNFMKEAVSYRNFFAAAHSAYSIALKNTGAALSDYAQGETPPEPPPPSVSEPPPPPPPLPTMEASPLPPPPPPPPAFSPITPLQRSFTMPELSKPRGRKTKGIVLDEHDEEIEEEKEEEEEGDGLKRREKRNGLGYETPMKEPTPPAPPGPGESWDYFFNNVDIPGHSLEEVEEEEEEEEEEEEELNEENFEIQNKRFDNVGRNEYRDDQFKTPEKKGKVESEVEETPMTDEAERVFKHSNTAPSEMRGGVVMGGGNVGYGNNADFFKVLGEIDDHFLKTSENAQEVSKMLEATRLHYHSNFADNRGHIDHAARVMRVITWNKSFKGVPNGDGSKDDYDIDEYETHATVLDKLLAWEKKLYDEMKTGELIKHEYQRKVALLNKLKKRNATLESLEKTKAAVSHLHTRYIVDMQSLDSTVSEVNDIRDKQLYPKLTALVQGMVSMWEFMFSHHKNQLQLATELKAIEISGFPLETSKHHHERTIQLGNVVKEWHDHFDNLVKNQKLYIQTLHSWLKLNLIPIESSLKEKISSPPRAQSPPIQALLHSWQELLEKLPDELAKSAIASFEAVIRTIIIHQEEEMKLKEKCEETKREYIRKRQAFEDLYQKYMQRRTPADLTDTESNPKDPVAEKQLLVDTLKKRLDEETEAHQKHCIQVREKSLGSLKVRLPELFRVMSEYSYACLEAYGRLRLIIQSQHSNGSS, encoded by the exons ATGGGTTGTGCTCAATCAAGAATAGATAACGAAGAATCAGTTTCAAGATGCAAAGAACGAAGAAACTTCATGAAAGAAGCTGTAAGCTATCGAAATTTCTTTGCTGCTGCACATTCAGCTTATTCCATTGCTTTGAAAAATACTGGTGCTGCTTTAAGTGATTATGCTCAAGGTGAAACCCCACCTGAGCCGCCGCCGCCGTCTGTTAGTGAGCCGCCGCCACCACCACCACCGCTGCCGACTATGGAAGCTAGCCCTCTCCCACCACCCCCTCCTCCCCCACCAGCTTTCTCTCCTATAACCCCACTTCAGCGCTCCTTTACTATGCCCGAGCTCTCGAAACCCAGAGGTAGGAAAACGAAAGGTATTGTTCTTGATGAACATGATGAGGAAATTGAGGAGGaaaaggaagaggaagaggaaggtGATGGTTTGAAACGGAGAGAAAAGAGAAATGGACTGGGGTACGAGACGCCTATGAAGGAACCAACGCCACCCGCGCCGCCGGGTCCAGGGGAGTCGTGGGATTATTTCTTTAACAATGTGGACATTCCGGGACATTCATTAGAAGAAgtggaggaagaagaggaggaggaggaggaggaggaggaggagttgAATGAAGAGAATTTCgaaattcaaaacaaaagaTTTGATAATGTGGGTAGAAATGAGTATAGAGATGATCAGTTCAAGACGCCAGAGAAGAAGGGGAAAGTGGAGAGTGAGGTTGAAGAGACCCCAATGACCGATGAAGCAGAGAGAGTCTTTAAGCATTCAAACACTGCGCCTTCTGAGATGAGAGGTGGAGTAGTAATGGGAGGTGGGAATGTTGGGTACGGTAACAATGCTGATTTCTTTAAAGTTTTAGGTGAGATTGATGATCACTTCCTTAAAACTTCTGAGAATGCACAGGAGGTTTCGAAGATGCTTGAGGCTACTCGATTGCATTACCACTCAAACTTCGCTGATAATCGAG GACATATTGACCACGCAGCTAGGGTGATGCGAGTCATTACGTGGAACAAATCATTTAAGGGTGTACCGAATGGTGATGGTAGTAAGGATGATTATGACATCGACGAATATGAGACGCATGCCACTGTTTTGGACAAATTGCTGGCGTGGGAAAAGAAGCTTTATGATGAAATGAAG ACTGGGGAGCTTATAAAACATGAATATCAGAGGAAAGTTGCCTTGCTAAACAAGCTGAAGAAACGGAATGCTACCTTGGAATCACTGGAGAAGACAAAGGCTGCTGTTAGCCATTTGCATACGCGATATATAGTTGACATGCAGTCATTGGATTCGACTGTTAGTGAAGTAAATGACATTCGTGACAAGCAGCTTTACCCTAAGCTGACTGCTCTTGTTCAAGG GATGGTTAGCATGTGGGAATTCATGTTTAGTCATCACAAGAACCAGCTTCAGTTGGCTACTGAGCTCAAAGCCATTGAAATCTCCGGGTTCCCCTTAGAAACAAGCAAACACCATCATGAACGTACGATCCAGCTCGGTAATGTTGTCAAGGAATGGCATGATCATTTTGACAACCTTGTGAAAAATCAAAAACTATACATCCAAACACTCCACAGCTGGTTGAAGCTAAATCTCATACCCATTGAAAGCAGCCTAAAAGAAAAGATCTCTTCGCCTCCTCGAGCACAGAGTCCCCCAATTCAAGCCCTTCTCCACTCCTGGCAGGAGCTTCTTGAGAAGCTGCCTGATGAGCTCGCCAAAAGTGCTATTGCTTCCTTTGAAGCAGTGATAAGGACCATCATTATTCATCAGGAGGAAGAGATGAAGCTGAAGGAGAAGTGTGAGGAAACTAAAAGAGAGTACATACGCAAAAGGCAAGCATTTGAAGATTTGTACCAAAAGTATATGCAACGTAGAACTCCAGCCGATTTGACAGATACAGAGTCCAACCCAAAAGATCCTGTTGCGGAAAAGCAGTTGCTTGTGGACACATTGAAGAAGAGGTTGGACGAGGAGACAGAAGCTCACCAGAAGCACTGTATTCAAGTTAGGGAGAAGTCATTAGGGAGTCTCAAGGTTCGGTTGCCTGAACTATTCCGAGTCATGTCTGAGTATTCTTATGCATGCCTAGAGGCTTATGGTCGATTAAGATTGATCATACAGTCCCAGCACTCAAACGGGAGTTCATAA